The Syntrophus gentianae genome includes a window with the following:
- a CDS encoding PEP-CTERM sorting domain-containing protein yields MIERSGRDGAHQITFIDLDHRISGDGWLTGWSFFADYDVPGATSDSRQVKLKIFRENGGNYDLVGQSDMVTVSEWDKVYSFSLPNIPVKQDDIIGWYYPDQAWPGGVISYESGTGTNTRWTVWPDPEGEITGSVLKTRFSAGGEGRLYSIRVEGTDVNPVPLPPAMYLLGSGLIGLAWVRNRFHK; encoded by the coding sequence GTGATCGAGAGATCGGGTCGCGATGGTGCTCATCAGATCACTTTTATCGATCTCGACCATAGGATCAGCGGGGATGGCTGGCTTACAGGATGGTCCTTTTTCGCGGACTATGACGTCCCCGGCGCGACAAGCGATTCCAGGCAGGTGAAGCTGAAGATTTTCCGGGAAAACGGCGGAAATTATGATCTTGTGGGGCAAAGTGACATGGTTACGGTGAGTGAATGGGATAAAGTCTACTCCTTTTCTCTCCCTAACATTCCCGTTAAACAAGATGACATCATCGGTTGGTATTACCCGGACCAGGCCTGGCCGGGCGGAGTGATATCCTATGAATCCGGAACGGGGACAAATACACGCTGGACTGTCTGGCCCGATCCCGAGGGCGAAATCACCGGATCGGTTCTCAAGACCCGTTTCTCCGCTGGTGGCGAAGGACGTCTGTATTCCATCCGGGTCGAAGGAACGGATGTGAATCCGGTTCCCCTGCCCCCCGCCATGTACCTCCTTGGGTCCGGATTGATAGGTTTGGCGTGGGTCAGAAACAGGT